CTGAAGTTTCCCTTCCCCGTCCATCTCGCCTGGAGCAGAGCAAATGCGCAACCTTCGCAACAACAAGGGCTTCACCCTGATCGAACTGATGATCGTGGTCGTGATCATCGGCATCCTTGCCGCCATCGCGATCCCGAAGTTCAACGCGGTGTCCAAGAACGCCAAGCAGGCGGAAGCCGGCCCGGTGCTCAAGCAGATCTGCACCCTGCAGGGCAGCAAGTTCCAGGAAGTCGGCAGCTACGCCACCACGCTGAGCGCCACCGACCTGCCGGGCTGGGAAGAGCCGAACGCCAAGTACTTCACCTTCTCGACCACCGGCAACAACGCGACGGCCACCCCGAACGCGCTGGGCACCTCGTCCGGCCTGACCGCCAAGACGCGCAACTGCGCCACCGGCGTCGACGCCTGATCCAACCCCGCTGGCTGAGTGACGAGGGGGCCGGCTGGTCCGGCCCCCTCGCCTGTTTCTTCATGGACGTTCCCTTCCCTCCGGAGCCGCGGCATGTGCACCTCCTCCTCCCTCCCCACCGCACGGCGCGGCTTTACCCTGATCGAACTGATGATCGTCGTGGTGATCATCGGCGTACTGGCCGCCCTGGCCATTCCCCACTTCAGCGCGGTCAGCAAGCGGTCCAAGGAGGCCGAGGCGGCGCCGCTGCTGAAGCAGCTGTACACGCTGCAGGAACGCCATCGCCAGCAGGATGGTGAGTACGCCACCGACATCAACGACCTTGAAGGCGCCGACTCCAACTTTCCGGACGGCAAGTACTACCACTTTGCGCTGGGCACGGCGAGCGGAACCACCTACATCGCCTGCGCCACGCCGCTGGAGCCCTCGCTGGGACTGCGCCCGCAGCGCATCACCAACCAGGGCGTGCTTACCGACGGCGGCTGCTGACGCGGACCGCCACCGGAAAACTCAGAACGGCCGCGCCCCCGCGCGGCCGTTCTCGTTTTCCTCCATCTGGGGTCTTTCCCGCCCGCCCCGCCCGCTGCATCATATCCGCCTCCGCTGCGTCCCATCCCGAACCCCAGTCCCATGCCGCCGCCCGCCGACCCAGCCGCATTCACCTACGCCGGCGAGGAGCTGGACGCGCTAGCCGGCGCCCGCAACTACCACGCGTGGATCGCGGAGCGGTTCGCGCCCTGGCTGGGCTACCGCATCGTGGAGGCGGGCGCGGGAATCGGCAGCTTTGCCGCGCACCTGCGCGCCGCCGCGCCCCATGCCGAACTCACGCTGGTGGAGCCGGCGGAGAACAACTGGCCGCGCCTGCGCGCCACCTTCGCGGGCGACCCCGCGGTGCGCACCGTTCGCGGCTACCTGGGCGACGCGGGCGAGCCCGGCTGCGCGGACACGGTGGTGGCGGTGAACGTGATGGAGCACGTGCGCGACGACGCCGACTTTCTGCGCACCGCACACCGGCTTCTCTCGCCCGGCGGGCACCTGCTCCTCTTCGTCCCCGCCCTTCCCGCCATCTACGGCACGCTGGACGAGGCGTTCGACCACTTCCGGCGCTACACGCGGCCGGAGCTGGAGGCGAAGCTCGCCGGCGC
This Longimicrobium terrae DNA region includes the following protein-coding sequences:
- a CDS encoding type IV pilin protein produces the protein MCTSSSLPTARRGFTLIELMIVVVIIGVLAALAIPHFSAVSKRSKEAEAAPLLKQLYTLQERHRQQDGEYATDINDLEGADSNFPDGKYYHFALGTASGTTYIACATPLEPSLGLRPQRITNQGVLTDGGC
- a CDS encoding class I SAM-dependent methyltransferase, with the protein product MPPPADPAAFTYAGEELDALAGARNYHAWIAERFAPWLGYRIVEAGAGIGSFAAHLRAAAPHAELTLVEPAENNWPRLRATFAGDPAVRTVRGYLGDAGEPGCADTVVAVNVMEHVRDDADFLRTAHRLLSPGGHLLLFVPALPAIYGTLDEAFDHFRRYTRPELEAKLAGAGFAPLRIRYTNLPGVLAWWLSGRVLRRRTVTAADARLYDRWMIPWISRLERVWSPPLGQSLIAIAQREEVG
- a CDS encoding prepilin-type N-terminal cleavage/methylation domain-containing protein, which produces MRNLRNNKGFTLIELMIVVVIIGILAAIAIPKFNAVSKNAKQAEAGPVLKQICTLQGSKFQEVGSYATTLSATDLPGWEEPNAKYFTFSTTGNNATATPNALGTSSGLTAKTRNCATGVDA